The Gammaproteobacteria bacterium genome includes the window GATAAAGAAAGAAAGAAACAAGCCGCCGCCGAAGCAGCCGTCAGCCTGATTGAGGACGACTGGATTGTGGGCGTTGGCACCGGCAGCACTGCCAACTATTTTATTGATGCACTGGCCAAAATTAAAGGACGCATTGCCGGTGCCGTGGCAAGTTCGATTGAGACCGAGCGTCGTTTGAAGGCACACGGCATCCCCGTCTTCGATCTGAATGCTGTCAGCAATCTGCCTATCTACGTTGATGGGGCAGATGAAATCAATAAATCACTTCATCTCATCAAAGGTGGCGGAGGCGCATTAACCCGAGAGAAAATCGTCGCGGCGGTGGCAGAGACGTTTGTCTGTATCGCGGATGACTCCAA containing:
- the rpiA gene encoding ribose-5-phosphate isomerase RpiA — encoded protein: MDKERKKQAAAEAAVSLIEDDWIVGVGTGSTANYFIDALAKIKGRIAGAVASSIETERRLKAHGIPVFDLNAVSNLPIYVDGADEINKSLHLIKGGGGALTREKIVAAVAETFVCIADDSKLVSCLGAFPLPIEVIPMARSYVARQLVALGGDPVYRHNFVTDNGNIILDVHGLEISQPVSLETQLNNIVGTVTNGIFANRRADLVLLGTDDGVQTLR